A segment of the Panacibacter ginsenosidivorans genome:
ACAATGAAGACTTTTCAAAAAAAGGAATGCCTTATGGAATACTCAGCGGACGTATTTTAGAAGATATGCTTGAAACAACAAGAGAACTGGATAACCAGGAAGAAAAACGTAACAAGGCAGATTTTGCTTTGTGGAAAAACGCACCTCCCGAACATATCATGCGTTGGAAAAGCCCGTGGGGGGAGGGTTTCCCGGGATGGCATATTGAATGCTCTGCTATGAGTGTAAAATATTTGGGTGAGCAATTTGATATTCATGGTGGCGGTATGGATCTTCAGTTTCCTCATCATGAGTGTGAGATTGCGCAAAGCTCTGTTTGCAATCATGTTATGCCTGCACGCTACTGGCTGCACAATAACATGATCACCATTAACGGAAGAAAGATGGGTAAGAGCTATAACAATGTTATAAAGTTTACAGAGCTCTTTTCCGGTAATCATCCTGCATTGGAGCAGGCTTATCATCCCATGACTATTCGATTCTTTATTCTTCAAACACATTACCGATCTACGCTCGACTTTAGTAATGACGCTTTAAAAGCAGCAGAAAAGGGTTTGAAACGTTTATGGGAAGCTTATGATAATCTTAAAAATCTTTCAACTGATAATACTGCTGACTCTGCAGATAAAGAACTGGAAACAAAAGTGCAGAAACTTACAAGCGAATTTGATGAATTTATGGATGATGATTTCAACACGGCAAAAGTGCTCGCTAACATATTTGAACTCGTGCCTGTTATCAATGGCATAAAGGACAAACATATTTCAGCAGTAGCGTTGAGTGGTAACATCATTACACAATTACAAAAGAAGCTGAAAGTTTATTTAGAAGATATTTTTGGATTAAGGAATGAAGCTGCAACCGATGATAGTAAGCTCGATGGCGTTTTGCAGGTATTGATTACCATGCGAAAAGAAGCAAAGAACCGTAAAGATTATGTAACCAGTGATAAAATTCGAAAAGAGTTAGAATCGTTGGGCGTAATGTTGAAAGATGAAAAGGATGGCAACATCAGTTATACTTTAGCATAATTTTTTAACCCATGCAACAGAATATAAATTAAGCTTCCGTTGCGTCGCACTCTTGTACGTTTTATCCATTGCTCAATAATGTTCCGACCGTACAAGTGAGTGACACAACGGAAGGTGCTATAAAATTTGCAGTTTGTCCACAACACTCTTTTTTTGAATTTGTATTTTGAATAAAATTTTTATTTATGCTTGAGCCATGGCGCACGGGAATAGTGATTAAACTTGAAGATGTAACCCCTTCTACAAGACGTTTCTGGATACAAATTCCCGAGCTTGAAAAATTTGATTTTAAACCCGGCCAGTTCGTAACACTTGATCTACCCATACACGAGAAAAAAAATAAAAGATGGCGCAGCTATTCTATCGCCTCGGCGCCAGATGGCACCAATGTGTTTGAATTGATCATTGTTTTGCTGGAAGAGGGTACAGGTACCACTTATCTTTTCAAAGAAATAAAAGAAGGTTCGGAAATTTTATTACGAGGACCACAGGGTGTATTTACTTTACCAGAAACAATCAATGAGGATCTTTTTCTAATCTGCACAGGCACTGGTATTGCACCTTTTAGGTCTATGGCACATTATATTCACAAACATAATATTCCGCACAAAAATCTTTATCTCATTTTCGGTTGCAGAAAAGAATGCGATGCCTTATACAGAGATGAATTAGAAGAGTTAGAAAAACAGATGCCCTCTTTTCATTATTTACCGACTTTCTCCCGTGAAGAACCCGAAGCAAATAAAAGAACGGGTTATGTGCACAATGTTTATGAGGAAATATTGAGCACAGGAAATATTGAAGCTAAGTTCTTTTTGTGTGGTTGGAAAAACATGATTGATGAAGCAAAACAAAGAATAACCGGGCTTGGGTATGACCGAAAAGATATTCACCTGGAGTTATACGGTTAACTAATATCAGGAGACTTTTAATTCCACTTTCGGGACCGTTGACGCGTTACTGAATTTTGCTTTTTCTTCCCTAAGCTCTGCCAGCTGTTTTTCGAGATCAAGGATACGAGAATGATTTGCGAGCATTTCATCTTCAAGACTAATAACTCTTTTCTTGTTTCTGGCAATAGCAGCCGATTTAATTAAAAATCCCACAGCAAAACCGCCTATACCTGCAACCGCCGTCATAAAGAATATGTTGGACGTAGACGGGGTTAAAATGTTGAGCATTTCTGTCATATTATTACTTTTTCATTTAGGGGAGGTAATATTTAAAAACGGGATTTATCCTAAAAAGGTTTACTTAAAGATTTTTAAGTGCTGAATTATAAAAAGGTATGTTCCGTTTTTGAGCAACCGTACTACGTAAAAATACCATTTATATTATAAAAATTTACTTATTTCCTGTTTTACTTCGCTAAGTTTAATACGTCTTTGCTCCATGCTGTCTCTTTCCCGAATCGTAACAGTTCCATCTTCTTTGGTCTGGTGATCAATTGTTACACAAAAAGGCGTACCAATGGCATCCTGTCTGCGATATCGTTTCCCGATGGCATCTTTCTCTTCATAAAAACAGCGAAAATGTGGTTTGCACTCATCCATTAACTGTCTGGCTAATTCTGGCAGACCATCTCTTTTAACCAAAGGTAGAATAGCAAGTTTATTAGGTGCTAGCTTAACCGGAATTCGCATCACCACCCTTCTATCCTGAGATCCATCCTCTTTGGTAATCGTTTCTTCATCGTATGCCTGGCTCATGATCAAAAGGAACATTCTATCTAAACCGATGGATGTTTCTATAACATATGGAATGTAGTTGCCATATGGTTTTCCGGTCTTTTCATCTATGTCATTGTCGAAATAATTCTGCTTCTTTTTGCTGTAAAGCTGGTGCTGGCTCAAGTCAAAATCACTACGACTATGAATACCTTCCACCTCTTTAAATCCTATTGGGAATTCATACTCGATATCGCAGGCCTCTTTTGCGTAGTGGGCAAGTTTTACATGGTCGTGAAAACGATATTTATCTGCAGGAGTCCCCAAACTCAGATGCCAGGCCAGCCTTTCTTGTTTCCAGTATTTGTACCATTTACTTTCTGTACCCGGGCGTACAAAAAATTGCATTTCCATTTGTTCAAACTCACGCATACGGAAAATGAACTGGCGTGCAACTATTTCATTTCTAAACGCTTTACCGGTTTGTGCAATACCAAAAGGAATTTTCATCCTTGCGGTCTTTTGCACATTGAGGAAGTTTACAAAAATGCCTTGGGCTGTTTCAGGGCGCAGGTAAATAATACTATCCTCGGGATTATCAGATGCAATTGCACCAAACTCTGTTTTAAACATAAGGTTAAACTGGCGAATATCAGTCCAGTTGCTGGTTCCGCTTATGCTACAGGAGATCTTATTATCGTCTATTAATTGCTTTAACCCAGCAAAATTATCCTTTGAAAGTAGTACATCCATTTGGGAAAGCAGGTCTTCTGATTCCTTTTCTTTTCCCGCTTCTTTTAGCTTATCTGCATAAGCTTCAATCAAATGATCAACACGATAACGCTTCTTGCTATCCTTGTTATCGATCATCGGGTCGCTGAAATTATCCACGTGCCCGCTGGCTTTCCACGTTGTCGGATGCATAAAAATAGCTGCATCAACGCCCACAATATTTTCGTGCATTTGCGTCATGCTTTTCCACCAATAATCGCGGATGTTCTTTTTAAGCTCGCTGCCCCACGGACCATAATCATATACAGCACTTAACCCGTCATATATTTCGCTGCTGGGAAATACAAAACCGTACTCTTTTGCATGGGCAATTATCGCCTGGAACCTGTTTTCCTGTTGCATACTCATAGGGCGGCAAAGATAAAAGAGTTTACAGATTGTATTTATGAGCACCTGGATACTTTTTAATAAGCCGTACCTTTTTTCAAGCGGTCGAGAATTGTGGTACCAATTTTTGCGTACAATTTTCAATTCCGCAGATAAAAGTTCGTTCTTCAGCAACCGGGAATAAGAGCATCATCGATAGCCGCGTTTCTCTGCTGATAATTAGATCTTGCTTATGATTTTTAAATTAAAATGCTGGTTTACTTGCATTTACATAGTTAATTAATTTATATTCTGGCAAATAAAAGGATGTGATTATCATGTAGAGAGTGTAGGATTACAATGCCGCCATGAAAAGAGAACGTACAAGTGAGTGACACAACAAATGATGATTATAATACTATCGCCGGGAAACATAAAAAAACTCTAATTTTAATCTCATTCTTGCTCACTCTAAAAAACCTTAGCTTTTGGTACTCTTACGCCACGGACCTTTTTTGAAAGCTGTTTTTTTACATAGCCTTACTGCCTTTGGCGGGCCTCAAGGCCATTTTGGTATGATGTTGCGGACTTTTGTGCACGGTCGCCACGATCTAACGGAGCAGGAATTGTTGGATTATAATGCTTTCTGCCAAATGCTACCTGGCGCCTCATCTACGCAAACGCTTACGCTTATAGGTTATAAGAGGGGTGGACTAACCCTTGCAATAATTACCTTGATCATCTGGATCATGCCCGCCAGTTTGTTAATGGGCGGGTTATCGTTTCTGTTGGAGTACTTAGATAAGCGCTATATGAGTACAGAATTGTTTAAGTTTATTCAACCTATGGCAGTAGGATTTATTGCGTTTTCAGCTTTTCGTATGTCTAAAATCTCCATTAATAATACTATTACAAGAATTATAATGGTAGTGGCGGCAATTAGTACTTTTTTGCTTTTTAACACGCCATTTATATTTCCAATTATTATTGTGTTGGGTGGAATTGTCACCAACTTTAGTGATAAACGAATTCCTCAAAAAGGGGTTCCACCTAAAAAGATCAATTGGGGAAATATGGTTATTTTTCTTGGGTTGTTTATTATTGCTGGTTACTTCAGTGAAACTGCGCGTAAAGAAGACTGGAAAAATAGGGGGGCATATAATCTGTTTGAAAATTTTTATCGTTTTGGCAGCCTGGTATTTGGGGGTGGGGATGTGCTTATGCCTATGATGTACCAGCAGTATGTAGTAAGGCCAGATGTGCAACGGATAGAAACCGAAAACCCTAAAGTGTTGAAAATCAGTAAGGAGGATTTTCTTACTGGCTCGGGAATGGTACGAGCCATACCTGGCCCTGTATTTTCAATTGGCGCTTACATGGGTGGTATGGCCTTAAAAGATAGAGAACCCCAACCTACGATGCAGATATTCGGTTGTATTATTGGCGCGGTGGCCATTTTTCTACCAAGCGCTTTGCTGGTGCTTTTCTTTTTTCCAGTATGGCATAATCTAAAAAAATACGCAGTTATTTTTCGATCACTTGAAGGAATAAATGCTGCAGTCGTAGGCATTATGATTGCTGCGACATTTGTATTGATGAAGAGTATTTCCTTCGATATAATAGACGGAACAGCTATACCGCTGATGAATATCATCGTTATCACCGGAACTTTTCTTGCATTAAGCTTCACGAAAATACGAGCCCCCTTTATTGTACTTTTCTGTCTTTTGCTCGGCAGGCTGCTGTAATAATAAGATGAAGATTTTTGAAACCGGTTTGCAATACAACTATTTAATTTTATGCGTCGTATACATCAGGGCTTAATTATTGGTCAGCAAAAAGAAAGGCTTTCTCATTTCTTATAGTAGCCACAAGCTTTAATTTCTTCAACGGGCTTATCTGGAACAAGGTATCTTATTGATTTTCCGTTCTTTATAAGCTCCCTGATAGCCGTAGCAGAGATATCAAGCCTGGGTGCGTCCTTAAGAATTACAGTATTTGGATTTGAGTCTTTAATCTCAAAACCAGGTCTATTATAGATAATGATCCTGTAGTTGGCAATAATTCGCTCAGGATTTTTCCATTTATGAATGTTCTGGAAACTATCGGAGCCCATAATAATAGAGAATTCATGTCCGGGGTATTTTTCTTTAAGATAAGCAAGTGTATCAATGGTATAGGATGGGCGAGGTAATTTAAACTCAACATCAGATGCTACCATGGAGAGGTTGTCTTCAATGGCAAGTCTTACCAGATGAAGTCGCTGGTATTCATTCAAAAGTGAATTTGAATGCTTTAGCGGGTTTTGAGGAGAAACAATAAACCATATTTTTTTAATATCTAGGCTGTTCAGAACATGGTTCGCAATTATTAAATGCCCGATGTGAATGGGGTTAAATGAACCGAAATACAGACCGATTTTCATGCAGGTAAAGATAAGAAGGGGAATTATTCAGAATCTTCTACAAATATTTGATCGGCTTCATTCAACCGAAGGCTTAAATTATAACCTGCTACTGATATGGAAATTGGATCCCCAAGCGGTGCAACCTGCTCTACTCTGATTATTTCGCCGGGAATGCAACCCATTTCCATCAATTTTATAAAGATGTCGTCTTTTTCAAATGATTTTATAATTACTTTTTTGCCAACAGCTATCTGTGATAATCTTTTCATAATTGAAGAATGCAAATGTAGTGCTGTATAACAGTTTTTTATTACGAATTTTGGAAGTCAAAAAAGAATATGCATTGCAAAAAGTTTATTTTCATTACGCAGATAGAAAGCTTACGATAGCAGGTAAAAACAAAATAAAGCAGACAGTTGAATTCCTATTCAGAAAAGAGAAACTAAAGCTGGACAAGCTTAACTATGTATTTTGCTCCGATGAGTATTTATTGCAGATAAATAATCAATTTCTTAACCATGATTTTTACACCGATATTATAACCTTCGATCTATCAGAAACAAATAAGACCATCGGAGAGATATATATAAGCTTAGACCGTGTAAAAGATAATGCAATTCAAAGGGGCGTTTTTTTTAAAGAGGAATTATTGCGGGTTTTGTTTCACGGAGCCTTACATTTATGTGGCTATAAGGACAAGAAGAAAACAGAAATTAAAATCATGAGAGCGAAAGAAAACTACTACATTAAAGCTTTTCATCTCATTAAAAAGTTTCCCGTGGAACATTTAAAAGGCTAGAGGCGCTAGTTGTTTCACGTGAAGCAAATTATCATTCAAAATCAAAAATTATGTTCCGAGAATATGATGTGATTGTCGTCGGAGCAGGTCATGCTGGCTGTGAAGCAGCCGCAGCCGCGGCTAATCTTGGTAGTAATGTCTTATTGATAACAATGAACATGCAAACTATTGCCCAAATGAGTTGCAATCCGGCAATGGGTGGAATCGCAAAAGGTCAAATTGTGAGAGAGATAGATGCAATGGGAGGATATAGTGGCATCGTTACAGATAAAAGTATGCTACAATTCAGAATGTTGAACAGAAGTAAAGGACCTGCAATGTGGAGTCCGAGAGCACAGAGTGATCGCATGTTATTTGCAACTACCTGGAGACAAATGTTGGAGGACTCGCCGAATGTTGATTTCTACCAGGACATGGTTAAATCAATAGTTCTAAAAAAGGGGAGGGCCTGTGGAGTGATAACTGGTTTAGGGCACGAAATAGTATCTAAAGCTGTAGTGATGACAAGTGGCACATTTTTGAATGGTATTATTCATATAGGGGAAAAGCAATTTGGCGGAGGAAGGGTGGCAGAAAAAGCAGCTAGCGGAATTACTGAACAATTAATAGAATATGGCTTTGAAAGCAATCGTTTAAAAACCGGAACTCCTCCAAGAATTGATGGTCGTTCCCTTGATTATTCTAAAATGGAAGAGCAAAAAGGAGATGATGAAATCGTTGGTTTTTCATATTTAGATACAAAAAAAATAAGGCCCGAACAACAGAAGAGTTGTCATATAACTTATACAAATCAAAAAGTTCATGATATCTTAAAAACTGGTTTCGATCGAAGCCCGATGTTTACCGGTCGAATAGACGG
Coding sequences within it:
- the cysS gene encoding cysteine--tRNA ligase, translated to MSLKVYNSLTRQKEVFEPITAGHVGMYVCGPTVSGESHLGHARPYITFDIIYRYLMYLGYKVRYVRNITDAGHFEEEGREAEDKISKKAVLEKLEPMELVQKYTNLFHKAMRAFNNIDPSIEPTATGHIVEQIGMIEKIIADGYAYVANGSVYFDVEKYNEDFSKKGMPYGILSGRILEDMLETTRELDNQEEKRNKADFALWKNAPPEHIMRWKSPWGEGFPGWHIECSAMSVKYLGEQFDIHGGGMDLQFPHHECEIAQSSVCNHVMPARYWLHNNMITINGRKMGKSYNNVIKFTELFSGNHPALEQAYHPMTIRFFILQTHYRSTLDFSNDALKAAEKGLKRLWEAYDNLKNLSTDNTADSADKELETKVQKLTSEFDEFMDDDFNTAKVLANIFELVPVINGIKDKHISAVALSGNIITQLQKKLKVYLEDIFGLRNEAATDDSKLDGVLQVLITMRKEAKNRKDYVTSDKIRKELESLGVMLKDEKDGNISYTLA
- a CDS encoding ferredoxin--NADP reductase — its product is MLEPWRTGIVIKLEDVTPSTRRFWIQIPELEKFDFKPGQFVTLDLPIHEKKNKRWRSYSIASAPDGTNVFELIIVLLEEGTGTTYLFKEIKEGSEILLRGPQGVFTLPETINEDLFLICTGTGIAPFRSMAHYIHKHNIPHKNLYLIFGCRKECDALYRDELEELEKQMPSFHYLPTFSREEPEANKRTGYVHNVYEEILSTGNIEAKFFLCGWKNMIDEAKQRITGLGYDRKDIHLELYG
- a CDS encoding glycine--tRNA ligase, which translates into the protein MSMQQENRFQAIIAHAKEYGFVFPSSEIYDGLSAVYDYGPWGSELKKNIRDYWWKSMTQMHENIVGVDAAIFMHPTTWKASGHVDNFSDPMIDNKDSKKRYRVDHLIEAYADKLKEAGKEKESEDLLSQMDVLLSKDNFAGLKQLIDDNKISCSISGTSNWTDIRQFNLMFKTEFGAIASDNPEDSIIYLRPETAQGIFVNFLNVQKTARMKIPFGIAQTGKAFRNEIVARQFIFRMREFEQMEMQFFVRPGTESKWYKYWKQERLAWHLSLGTPADKYRFHDHVKLAHYAKEACDIEYEFPIGFKEVEGIHSRSDFDLSQHQLYSKKKQNYFDNDIDEKTGKPYGNYIPYVIETSIGLDRMFLLIMSQAYDEETITKEDGSQDRRVVMRIPVKLAPNKLAILPLVKRDGLPELARQLMDECKPHFRCFYEEKDAIGKRYRRQDAIGTPFCVTIDHQTKEDGTVTIRERDSMEQRRIKLSEVKQEISKFL
- the chrA gene encoding chromate efflux transporter, which translates into the protein MKAVFLHSLTAFGGPQGHFGMMLRTFVHGRHDLTEQELLDYNAFCQMLPGASSTQTLTLIGYKRGGLTLAIITLIIWIMPASLLMGGLSFLLEYLDKRYMSTELFKFIQPMAVGFIAFSAFRMSKISINNTITRIIMVVAAISTFLLFNTPFIFPIIIVLGGIVTNFSDKRIPQKGVPPKKINWGNMVIFLGLFIIAGYFSETARKEDWKNRGAYNLFENFYRFGSLVFGGGDVLMPMMYQQYVVRPDVQRIETENPKVLKISKEDFLTGSGMVRAIPGPVFSIGAYMGGMALKDREPQPTMQIFGCIIGAVAIFLPSALLVLFFFPVWHNLKKYAVIFRSLEGINAAVVGIMIAATFVLMKSISFDIIDGTAIPLMNIIVITGTFLALSFTKIRAPFIVLFCLLLGRLL
- the nadD gene encoding nicotinate (nicotinamide) nucleotide adenylyltransferase, with the protein product MKIGLYFGSFNPIHIGHLIIANHVLNSLDIKKIWFIVSPQNPLKHSNSLLNEYQRLHLVRLAIEDNLSMVASDVEFKLPRPSYTIDTLAYLKEKYPGHEFSIIMGSDSFQNIHKWKNPERIIANYRIIIYNRPGFEIKDSNPNTVILKDAPRLDISATAIRELIKNGKSIRYLVPDKPVEEIKACGYYKK
- a CDS encoding FeoA family protein, producing MKRLSQIAVGKKVIIKSFEKDDIFIKLMEMGCIPGEIIRVEQVAPLGDPISISVAGYNLSLRLNEADQIFVEDSE
- the ybeY gene encoding rRNA maturation RNase YbeY is translated as MKNANVVLYNSFLLRILEVKKEYALQKVYFHYADRKLTIAGKNKIKQTVEFLFRKEKLKLDKLNYVFCSDEYLLQINNQFLNHDFYTDIITFDLSETNKTIGEIYISLDRVKDNAIQRGVFFKEELLRVLFHGALHLCGYKDKKKTEIKIMRAKENYYIKAFHLIKKFPVEHLKG